Proteins encoded within one genomic window of Bombina bombina isolate aBomBom1 chromosome 1, aBomBom1.pri, whole genome shotgun sequence:
- the LOC128643942 gene encoding avidin-like — MKASKQQQVQRCNVSGVWLNELGSVLNLSADGPRLSGTFHSSVESSSGATGEGIIGKVLGVVGQSDQPTFTMSVSWEGGSVSTWAGQCFLRSHHPVLRTVWLLRAEASSEDQNWSATRIGENTFHPKKPHHQDPLPESK; from the exons CAAGTACAGCGCTGTAATGTGTCTGGGGTGTGGTTGAATGAGCTGGGATCTGTGCTCAATCTATCAGCAGATGGGCCCCGTCTCAGTGGTACTTTCCACTCCTCTGTGGAATCTTCATCTGGTGCAACAGGAGAGGGAATTATTGGCAAGGTGCTTGGAGTTGTGGGACAAAGTGATCAGCCTACCTTCACAATGTCTGTCAGCTGGGAAGGAG GTTCAGTCTCTACATGGGCTGGTCAGTGCTTCTTGCGGTCACATCACCCTGTTCTAAGGACCGTATGGCTACTGCGAGCAGAGGCCTCTAGCGAGGACCAGAACTGGTCAGCCACCAG GATTGGCGAAAACACCTTTCATCCCAAGAAGCCGCATCACCAGGATCCGCTGCCTGagtcaaaataa